One genomic region from Curtobacterium sp. 9128 encodes:
- the aroQ gene encoding type II 3-dehydroquinate dehydratase, translating into MTEQPRILVLNGPNLDILGRRDPEQYGAVTLAEIEAIVHTEAAVHDLEADFRQTNREGELVEWLHEALDDFVGVVINPAAYAHTSVALHDAVEALSVPVVEVHISNTWKRESFRHVDHVATAATAVIAGAGADGYRLAVAHVASLLN; encoded by the coding sequence ATGACCGAGCAGCCGCGCATCCTCGTCCTCAACGGCCCGAACCTCGACATCCTCGGCCGACGCGACCCGGAACAGTACGGCGCCGTGACACTCGCCGAGATCGAGGCGATCGTGCACACCGAGGCAGCGGTCCACGATCTCGAGGCGGACTTCCGGCAGACCAACCGCGAGGGCGAGCTCGTCGAGTGGCTGCACGAGGCGCTCGACGACTTCGTCGGCGTCGTCATCAACCCCGCGGCGTACGCGCACACCTCGGTCGCGCTGCACGACGCCGTCGAGGCGCTCTCGGTCCCGGTCGTCGAGGTGCACATCTCGAACACGTGGAAGCGCGAGTCGTTCCGCCATGTCGACCACGTCGCCACGGCGGCCACAGCGGTGATCGCCGGTGCGGGCGCCGACGGCTACCGCCTGGCGGTCGCACACGTCGCGTCACTGCTGAACTGA
- a CDS encoding NAD(P)H-dependent oxidoreductase: MSGELVVGVSGSPSDPSRTSTLVAATVARLGEEIEDARTLTVEIGPLLADLGAASDRSAMSPTTVAALEAVEAADVLVVGSPAFRAAYSGAFKLFFDWIGQYDLVDTPVLLTATGGSDRHALLVEHQMRPLFGFFQSTTLPIGVFGNERDFTKREGGYDISNIDLELRIDQAVRRALPIIRGGFVTAAATDVPRPADF; encoded by the coding sequence ATGAGCGGAGAACTCGTCGTCGGCGTCAGCGGCAGCCCATCTGACCCGTCGCGCACCTCGACCCTGGTCGCCGCCACGGTCGCGCGACTCGGTGAGGAGATCGAGGACGCGCGCACCCTGACCGTGGAGATCGGGCCGCTGCTCGCCGACCTCGGGGCAGCGTCCGACCGTTCGGCGATGTCCCCGACCACGGTCGCCGCACTCGAAGCCGTGGAAGCGGCCGACGTGCTCGTCGTCGGCAGTCCGGCGTTCCGTGCCGCGTACTCCGGCGCCTTCAAGCTTTTCTTCGACTGGATCGGGCAGTACGACCTCGTCGACACCCCGGTCCTCCTCACCGCGACGGGCGGGAGCGACCGGCACGCACTGCTCGTCGAGCACCAGATGCGTCCGCTGTTCGGCTTCTTCCAGTCCACGACGCTCCCGATCGGGGTGTTCGGCAACGAGCGGGACTTCACCAAGCGCGAGGGCGGCTACGACATCTCGAACATCGACCTCGAGCTCCGCATCGACCAGGCCGTCCGCCGGGCGCTGCCGATCATCCGCGGCGGCTTCGTCACGGCAGCGGCGACGGACGTCCCCCGCCCCGCCGACTTCTAG
- a CDS encoding MSMEG_6728 family protein, with protein MQTFLPFADFHASAESLDDRRLGKQRVETLQVMRALTLPDYGWQHHPVVAMWRGYRPALMAYQDAVCAVWLDRGHVDTCLAKTLADLGRSPDDLDAYERGDYEVPPWNDDEAVHRSHRSKLVQKDREHYLPLFPDVPDDLDYVWPVPSAKATRAGSVAGSPTRSGSTSRRHGA; from the coding sequence ATGCAGACGTTCCTGCCGTTCGCGGACTTCCACGCATCGGCCGAGTCCCTCGACGACCGGCGGCTCGGGAAACAGCGCGTCGAGACGCTGCAGGTGATGCGGGCCCTGACCCTGCCGGACTACGGGTGGCAGCACCACCCCGTCGTGGCGATGTGGCGCGGGTACCGGCCGGCGCTGATGGCGTACCAGGACGCCGTCTGCGCCGTCTGGCTCGACCGCGGGCACGTCGACACGTGTCTCGCGAAGACCCTGGCCGACCTCGGCCGCTCCCCCGATGACCTCGACGCGTACGAACGCGGCGACTACGAGGTACCACCGTGGAACGACGACGAGGCCGTGCACCGATCGCACCGGTCGAAGCTCGTGCAGAAGGACCGGGAGCACTACCTGCCGCTCTTCCCCGACGTCCCCGACGACCTCGACTACGTCTGGCCGGTCCCGTCGGCGAAGGCGACGCGAGCGGGGAGCGTTGCGGGGAGTCCTACGCGATCGGGGTCCACGTCCCGCCGTCACGGCGCGTGA